A genome region from Anastrepha ludens isolate Willacy chromosome 3, idAnaLude1.1, whole genome shotgun sequence includes the following:
- the LOC128856477 gene encoding uncharacterized protein LOC128856477, with protein MSGLSMVFNGLLVGASGFALYTMPPAEHPYAFSACAFGLCHGLLGMIHYYKQDSEDCSKIHDVSTSVMEIIQLPLINIELYLASSESSALALGHGLFVIPLAFDLIAKLFTEEGDDSNTNTLKDLTILGNIMSLTFLAVNESNYTYVSMAITAFLTKYGAILLDSYWEGSLENTVLTGYSLFTFLANYAITEKPEWLSMK; from the coding sequence ATGTCCGGGCTTTCTATGGTATTCAATGGCCTTTTGGTGGGTGCTTCAGGATTTGCTTTGTATACAATGCCGCCCGCCGAGCATCCTTATGCTTTCTCGGCGTGCGCCTTTGGACTCTGTCATGGCCTGCTCGGCATGATACACTACTACAAGCAGGATAGCGAAGATTGCAGCAAGATTCATGATGTATCTACCAGCGTTATGGAGATTATACAGTTGCCACTGATAAATATTGAATTGTACTTGGCTTCGTCTGAGAGTAGCGCCTTGGCCTTGGGACATGGACTGTTCGTCATACCGCTAGCCTTCGATCTAATTGCCAAACTCTTTACGGAGGAGGGCGACGATAGCAACACAAACACACTGAAGGATCTTACAATACTGGGCAATATCATGTCCTTGACATTCTTGGCCGTGAATGAGAGCAACTATACATATGTCAGCATGGCTATAACGGCCTTCCTGACAAAATACGGTGCCATACTGTTGGACAGCTACTGGGAGGGTTCACTCGAAAATACTGTACTCACCGGCTATTCGTTGTTTACATTCCTTGCTAACTATGCAATTACTGAGAAGCCAGAATGGCTGAGTATGAAATGA